One Edaphobacter flagellatus genomic region harbors:
- a CDS encoding 3-keto-disaccharide hydrolase, translating into MRIDSLKLLALASSMALGLPLMAQQPATGAPAPKHQDTEVYEPVPPIVTPGATVGAPPSDAIVLFDGRNLDEWVSAQDHTPAKWIVADGILTVNKEKGVGNIETKRSFKDYQLHIEWRIPSNIEGSDQARGNSGVFLASTGPGDAGYELQVLDNYNNKTYVNGQAGSIYKQAIPLANPARKPGEWQSYDVVWTAPRFNSDGSLKTPAYVTVFFNGVVVQNHFQVQGQTLYIGKPFYKAYDKAPIKLQAHGDKSEPLSFRNIWVRDLTFDPSYTLK; encoded by the coding sequence ATGCGTATCGATTCTCTGAAGCTTCTCGCTCTCGCCTCCTCAATGGCACTCGGGCTGCCGCTTATGGCTCAACAGCCAGCCACTGGCGCGCCTGCGCCTAAGCATCAGGACACCGAAGTCTACGAGCCGGTGCCCCCGATTGTGACTCCCGGAGCGACAGTTGGAGCTCCGCCGTCGGATGCGATCGTGCTCTTCGACGGCAGGAACCTCGACGAGTGGGTGTCCGCGCAGGACCACACCCCGGCAAAATGGATCGTGGCAGACGGCATTCTGACCGTGAATAAGGAGAAGGGCGTCGGCAACATCGAAACGAAGCGCTCCTTCAAGGACTATCAGCTCCATATCGAGTGGCGCATTCCGTCCAACATCGAGGGCTCCGATCAGGCGCGCGGCAACAGCGGCGTCTTTCTGGCCTCGACAGGGCCGGGCGATGCAGGCTACGAGTTGCAGGTGCTCGACAACTACAACAACAAGACCTACGTAAACGGGCAGGCCGGCTCCATCTACAAACAGGCCATCCCGCTGGCAAACCCGGCACGCAAGCCCGGCGAATGGCAAAGCTACGACGTCGTATGGACAGCGCCGCGCTTCAACAGCGACGGTTCGCTCAAGACACCTGCCTATGTAACGGTCTTCTTCAATGGCGTCGTGGTGCAGAACCACTTCCAGGTACAGGGACAGACGCTCTACATCGGCAAGCCGTTTTACAAGGCCTACGACAAGGCTCCCATCAAGCTGCAGGCTCACGGCGACAAGAGTGAGCCGCTCAGCTTTAGAAACATCTGGGTGCGGGACCTGACCTTCGATCCGTCCTACACGTTGAAGTAA
- a CDS encoding PadR family transcriptional regulator, producing MPDKNTDLIQGTLEMLILKTLALMPMHGYGITQRIEQISDGAFKVNPGSLLPALSRMERAGRIKAEWRATENNRRAKYYALTEKGRKALKSETEAWGRQTAAINRILEA from the coding sequence ATGCCCGACAAAAACACCGATCTCATCCAGGGAACGCTCGAGATGCTGATCCTGAAGACGCTCGCTCTGATGCCCATGCACGGCTACGGCATCACGCAGCGCATCGAGCAGATCAGCGATGGCGCATTCAAGGTCAACCCCGGCTCGTTGCTGCCCGCACTCAGCCGCATGGAGCGCGCAGGACGCATCAAGGCGGAGTGGCGCGCCACCGAAAACAACAGGCGCGCAAAGTACTACGCGCTTACCGAGAAGGGCCGCAAGGCACTGAAGTCTGAAACCGAAGCCTGGGGACGGCAGACAGCCGCCATCAACAGAATTCTCGAAGCATAA
- a CDS encoding MFS transporter — protein MSETSFTATMPAADRVDFASEQIAPRPTEPARSLLRVLTAISFCHLLNDMVQSLLPSIYPILKSSFHLDFSHLGLLTLTYQVVASMLQPLIGQFTDKRPMPYALSVGMTFTLLGLLLLAVAPTFTWLIIASCLVGVGSAIFHPESSRIARMASGGKHGFAQSFFQVGGNSGSAIGPLLAAFIVLPLGQKGVAWFALPAILGIVVLYRVGRWYKARQAEASRTKKHEHHAAVHLSKGRIFGAISILIALIFSKYFYLASLTSYYTFYLIQRFNTSVRTSQIMLFLFLGSVAAGTLIGGSAGDRYGRKLVIWISILGVLPFTLILPYASLFWTGVLSVIIGFILASAFSAILVYAQELLPGRVGMISGLFFGVAFGMGGIGAAVLGKLADHTGIINVYHLCAYLPAIGLLTGFLPDVEGKQKHA, from the coding sequence ATGAGCGAGACCTCTTTTACAGCGACCATGCCCGCCGCCGATCGAGTCGACTTCGCATCGGAACAGATTGCTCCGCGTCCGACCGAACCTGCGCGCTCTTTGCTGCGCGTGCTGACGGCAATCAGCTTCTGCCATCTGCTGAACGACATGGTGCAGTCGCTACTGCCTTCGATCTATCCGATCCTGAAGAGCAGCTTCCATCTGGATTTTTCGCACCTGGGCCTGCTTACGCTGACATATCAGGTTGTGGCCTCGATGCTGCAGCCGCTGATTGGGCAGTTCACGGACAAGCGCCCGATGCCGTACGCTTTGTCGGTCGGCATGACCTTTACGCTTCTGGGATTGCTGCTGCTGGCCGTGGCGCCCACCTTTACGTGGCTCATCATTGCGTCGTGCCTTGTTGGTGTTGGTTCGGCGATCTTCCATCCGGAAAGCTCGCGTATTGCGCGCATGGCCTCGGGCGGCAAGCATGGCTTTGCACAGTCGTTCTTCCAGGTGGGCGGGAACTCAGGCTCTGCGATTGGACCGCTGCTGGCCGCGTTTATCGTGTTGCCGCTCGGGCAGAAGGGGGTTGCGTGGTTCGCGCTGCCGGCGATCCTGGGCATCGTCGTGCTTTATCGCGTGGGCCGCTGGTACAAGGCGCGGCAGGCTGAGGCCTCGCGCACGAAGAAGCATGAGCATCACGCGGCGGTGCACCTGTCGAAGGGACGCATCTTCGGCGCGATCTCGATCCTGATTGCGCTCATCTTTTCGAAGTACTTTTATCTTGCGAGCCTGACGAGCTACTACACCTTCTACCTGATCCAGCGCTTTAACACGAGCGTGCGGACCTCGCAGATCATGCTGTTCCTGTTCCTTGGCTCGGTTGCCGCGGGCACGCTGATTGGCGGCTCGGCGGGCGATCGCTATGGCCGCAAGCTGGTGATCTGGATCTCGATTCTCGGCGTGCTGCCCTTCACCCTGATACTGCCGTATGCTTCGCTGTTCTGGACGGGCGTGCTGAGCGTGATTATTGGCTTCATTCTGGCCTCGGCCTTCTCGGCGATTCTGGTGTATGCGCAGGAGCTGCTGCCGGGACGCGTCGGGATGATCTCGGGGCTCTTCTTTGGCGTGGCCTTCGGTATGGGCGGCATCGGCGCTGCGGTGCTGGGGAAGCTGGCCGATCACACGGGCATCATCAACGTCTACCATCTGTGCGCTTATCTGCCCGCTATCGGACTGCTCACCGGCTTCCTGCCGGATGTCGAGGGCAAGCAGAAGCACGCCTGA
- a CDS encoding ABC transporter permease codes for MGWMRSLGKGSKALADKHARNAEIDEELEAYIGESVSEKVRAGMSPDDAVKAARAEIGTAATVREKVWNAGWESTLDRLWGDLTYSARRLSRMPALVFTVVLSIGLGIAANATIFSIVSRFVLKPPPVGDPSSLLTLYRTYNHGQCCNDFPAPLYRDLRAQAQSFSGMAAYNDAVPAEIGMQGDSKREWGQAVTANYFDVTQLQMAAGRGFNPNEEHAQVIVLGYRLWQQRFGGDASVIGKVIDVSGHPYTVVGVTRPGFHGLDQILDTQFWVPVDDLPELVVNAPDPESREMQWLHIATRLKPGVTQKQAAQELDLIADRLAHAYPATDANRGFHIERGDTLSGRDKKTIQMFLLGVSGVALLVLVIACANVANLLLSQGAQRQREMAVRLALGATRAQLVRQLLLESVLLALGGGVVGVLLSLWATYALSSFTFPAPVPTDLSVHVDWRVLLYTFALSVAAGFLCGFVPAWTASRPVVPSALKGEEALARPGRRFNLRNVLVVVQIALSLVLLCGAGLFLRSLESAANIDVGFRSRGVVMMSVDPVLHRYTPERAVQLLQQVRDGVARLPGVISATTTDGVPLSGKHRSDDFVVPGYPAPQGQNVVELFMAGPQYFETLGIPRIAGRDFGDENPTAPKVGIVNEEFVRRYLHGDNPIGHTVTGGGVPYQVVGVVKDTKARTIGEQQRPVLYRAIAQNIASDPSRDGYTIMARYEGDATTLIRAIEDQIHAVDPSLAIFHVQTMEEHMQEALLLPRFVSTLFTIFGVSGLLLAVIGLYSVMSYSVSQRTKEIGIRMALGARATEVQRMIVRGGMRLALISVALGLPLALAAAKLTTSLLYGVKPWDATTFILVPPLLAAVALIACWIPSRRASRVDPMEALRVE; via the coding sequence ATGGGATGGATGCGGAGTCTGGGTAAAGGATCGAAGGCGCTTGCCGACAAGCATGCGCGCAATGCCGAGATCGACGAAGAGCTGGAGGCCTACATCGGCGAATCGGTCAGCGAGAAGGTACGCGCAGGCATGAGTCCGGACGACGCCGTCAAAGCAGCCCGCGCCGAGATAGGCACAGCCGCAACCGTGCGCGAAAAAGTCTGGAACGCCGGGTGGGAGTCCACGCTCGACCGGCTCTGGGGCGATCTGACGTATTCAGCGCGCCGTCTCTCGCGCATGCCCGCGCTTGTCTTTACGGTCGTGCTCTCTATCGGACTCGGCATTGCGGCGAACGCGACCATCTTTTCTATTGTCAGCAGGTTTGTGCTTAAGCCGCCGCCGGTCGGTGATCCATCGTCTCTGCTGACGTTGTATCGAACGTACAATCATGGGCAGTGCTGCAACGATTTCCCGGCCCCACTTTATCGCGATCTTCGTGCGCAGGCGCAGTCCTTCTCCGGCATGGCAGCCTACAATGACGCGGTTCCCGCTGAGATCGGCATGCAGGGGGACTCGAAGCGCGAGTGGGGACAGGCGGTCACGGCAAACTATTTTGATGTAACGCAGTTGCAGATGGCCGCCGGACGAGGATTCAATCCAAACGAAGAACATGCGCAAGTGATTGTTTTGGGCTACAGGTTGTGGCAACAGCGTTTTGGCGGCGACGCCTCGGTTATAGGCAAAGTAATCGATGTATCGGGACATCCTTATACGGTGGTTGGCGTAACGCGTCCGGGCTTTCATGGGCTTGACCAGATTCTCGATACGCAGTTCTGGGTTCCGGTAGACGATCTGCCGGAGCTGGTAGTGAACGCCCCGGACCCGGAGTCGCGCGAGATGCAGTGGCTGCACATTGCAACGCGTTTGAAGCCAGGCGTTACGCAGAAACAGGCCGCACAGGAGCTGGACCTGATCGCAGACCGGCTTGCGCATGCCTATCCTGCAACCGACGCCAATAGAGGCTTCCATATCGAACGAGGCGATACCTTGTCTGGAAGAGACAAGAAGACGATTCAGATGTTTCTGCTGGGTGTCTCCGGTGTGGCTCTGCTGGTGCTGGTGATCGCCTGCGCCAATGTGGCGAATCTTCTGCTCTCGCAGGGAGCGCAGCGGCAGCGCGAAATGGCCGTGCGGCTGGCGCTGGGAGCGACACGCGCGCAACTGGTGCGCCAGCTTTTGCTGGAAAGTGTCTTGCTTGCGCTGGGCGGCGGCGTGGTTGGTGTGCTGCTCTCGCTATGGGCAACCTATGCGCTCTCGTCCTTCACTTTCCCCGCGCCGGTACCTACCGATCTCAGTGTTCATGTCGACTGGCGCGTCTTGCTGTATACCTTCGCGCTGAGCGTGGCTGCGGGCTTTCTCTGCGGCTTTGTTCCGGCATGGACGGCGTCGCGTCCTGTTGTGCCCAGCGCGTTGAAGGGCGAGGAGGCCCTTGCGCGTCCGGGCAGGCGCTTCAACCTGCGCAACGTGCTTGTTGTTGTACAGATTGCGTTGTCGCTGGTGCTGCTATGCGGTGCAGGCCTGTTTTTACGCTCGCTTGAGAGCGCAGCAAACATCGATGTGGGCTTCCGTTCACGCGGTGTTGTGATGATGTCGGTCGATCCGGTGCTTCATCGTTACACGCCGGAGCGTGCGGTGCAGCTGCTTCAACAGGTGCGTGACGGTGTCGCACGGCTGCCGGGCGTGATATCTGCAACGACGACAGATGGAGTACCACTCTCCGGAAAGCATCGCAGCGACGACTTCGTCGTGCCCGGATATCCGGCGCCACAGGGGCAGAACGTCGTTGAGCTTTTCATGGCGGGTCCGCAATATTTTGAGACGCTTGGCATCCCGCGCATTGCCGGCCGCGATTTCGGCGACGAGAATCCAACGGCTCCAAAGGTCGGCATCGTGAATGAAGAGTTTGTGCGCCGCTACCTTCATGGCGACAACCCCATCGGCCACACGGTCACAGGAGGCGGTGTTCCTTATCAGGTCGTCGGTGTTGTGAAGGATACCAAGGCACGCACCATCGGCGAGCAGCAGCGCCCTGTCCTGTACCGGGCCATTGCACAGAACATCGCGAGCGATCCATCGCGGGATGGCTACACCATTATGGCGCGCTACGAAGGCGACGCTACAACACTCATCAGAGCGATCGAAGACCAGATTCACGCCGTCGATCCGTCGCTTGCCATCTTCCACGTCCAGACGATGGAAGAGCACATGCAGGAGGCACTTCTGCTGCCGCGCTTTGTCAGCACGCTCTTCACCATCTTCGGCGTCAGCGGTCTGCTGCTGGCCGTGATCGGCCTGTACAGCGTCATGAGCTACTCCGTGAGCCAGCGCACAAAAGAGATCGGCATCCGCATGGCCCTTGGCGCACGCGCCACCGAGGTGCAGCGCATGATCGTGCGCGGAGGCATGCGCCTTGCGCTGATATCCGTCGCACTTGGATTGCCTCTCGCACTTGCCGCCGCCAAGCTGACGACCAGCCTCCTCTACGGAGTAAAACCCTGGGACGCGACGACATTCATCCTCGTCCCGCCGCTGCTGGCCGCCGTCGCACTCATCGCCTGCTGGATTCCCTCGCGCCGCGCCTCACGCGTCGACCCAATGGAGGCCCTCCGCGTCGAGTAG
- a CDS encoding Gfo/Idh/MocA family protein translates to MPNRRSFLVSSGLTALASTRAFAANETLRVGIIGAGGRMRALMGAADASGVPYEIVSVCDVYGPRRDEVKARTNATAATLHTDYREVLDDKTIDAVFIATPDHWHVRIAAAALAAGKDVYLEKPVTHTLEEGAVLHKAVRSSKQVLQCGMQQRSWAHFRDAVGLIQGGALGQVPQVRTYWWQNYGRSWVPKPVDTAQLDWKQWLGGAPDQPFTLEKYFRWRWFWNFGGGAMTDLFTHWIDVVHWAMKADTPSTAFMLGDKRIYQDWDCPDTIQAAFRYPDFDVVYEGMMASSIDDGGLEFRGTEATLKLNRSGMTVYHEGVKADRNPVLKADSFEDGTTPHMRNFFDCIKSRKEPNAPVEAGIAAARAGHIGNLAYLHGGKTTWPAKT, encoded by the coding sequence ATGCCGAACCGTCGCAGCTTTCTTGTCTCCAGCGGACTGACCGCACTGGCTTCCACCCGCGCCTTTGCGGCCAACGAGACGCTTCGCGTCGGCATCATCGGTGCAGGAGGACGCATGCGCGCCCTGATGGGCGCGGCCGATGCGAGCGGCGTGCCTTACGAGATTGTCTCTGTGTGCGATGTGTATGGTCCACGGCGCGACGAAGTAAAGGCGCGCACCAACGCGACGGCGGCCACGCTCCACACGGACTATCGCGAGGTGCTGGACGATAAGACGATCGATGCTGTCTTTATCGCGACTCCGGATCACTGGCATGTGCGCATTGCCGCTGCCGCTCTTGCCGCAGGCAAGGACGTTTATCTTGAAAAGCCGGTTACGCACACGCTTGAAGAGGGGGCCGTACTGCATAAGGCTGTGCGCTCGTCGAAGCAGGTTTTGCAGTGCGGCATGCAGCAGCGCAGCTGGGCACACTTTCGCGATGCGGTTGGCCTGATCCAGGGAGGAGCGCTCGGACAGGTTCCGCAGGTGCGTACGTACTGGTGGCAGAACTACGGACGCAGCTGGGTGCCGAAGCCGGTCGACACGGCGCAGCTTGATTGGAAGCAGTGGCTCGGCGGCGCGCCAGATCAGCCCTTTACGCTGGAGAAGTATTTCCGCTGGCGCTGGTTCTGGAACTTTGGCGGCGGCGCGATGACGGACCTCTTTACGCATTGGATCGATGTGGTGCACTGGGCGATGAAAGCGGACACACCCTCAACTGCATTCATGCTGGGCGACAAACGGATCTATCAGGACTGGGACTGCCCGGACACGATTCAGGCAGCCTTCCGCTACCCAGACTTCGATGTTGTTTACGAGGGCATGATGGCATCGTCGATCGACGATGGCGGACTCGAGTTTCGCGGTACGGAAGCGACGTTGAAGCTTAACCGATCGGGGATGACGGTGTATCACGAGGGCGTCAAGGCCGACCGCAATCCAGTGCTGAAGGCAGACAGCTTCGAGGACGGCACGACGCCGCACATGCGCAACTTCTTCGACTGCATCAAGAGCCGCAAGGAGCCGAATGCTCCAGTTGAGGCAGGTATTGCTGCAGCGCGCGCGGGACACATCGGCAACCTTGCTTATCTGCATGGCGGCAAGACGACGTGGCCTGCGAAGACGTAG